The Magnolia sinica isolate HGM2019 chromosome 9, MsV1, whole genome shotgun sequence genome contains a region encoding:
- the LOC131256954 gene encoding putative receptor-like protein kinase At1g80870 produces MPSRPFPSHPPPPNSKTTLLFLSLIISSSVIFILALILLLLYLYFSFSDRRTRTLPFDTNAPLKLQKFPYKDLRSATNSFDPANTVGRGGSGAVVFRGILPDGKSVAIKALDAGGPSAASNSQSEREFQNELQILSSLRSPFVVTLLGYCFERKKRLLVYEYMPNRSLQDALFGESGIGFLDWDRRFGIVLDVARALEFLHVGCNPPVIHGDIKPSNVLLGSDCRAKVADFGLARIKTEGEFGIEMFSQELGRSQELWKSQDLSGNQAAVSTEIGTPAETTEVDFALALQASSSKSSRIDFPVRNPNLNFCLLNPNGIVVNEGECKGNGNFKGKEVFGGEDWSKFGPYDDELGSIDHSKELSANAVSSPPAAVDDRAANSKLWGRDWWWRQDGSGELCSKDYVMEWIGSQICPSSNPDWDDEKKNSPKKLDLDDSNQVEKMDGADETQFRELGPDDHSKKEAKASGSSCNGCSKKKKKHRKMKEWWKEEYFAEISKKGSKLRKLEGKWKKGFKMAHFNLGHKLQLRRIGSSLRKESRGAHDLNADISFRQGWKKKKSRSVGSDMWSGDLFSRELSSTTSMRGTVCYVAPEYGGCGYLMEKADIYSLGVLILVIVSGRRPLHVLSSPMKLEKANLISWCRHLAHKGNVLDLVDDRLKDTYNKDQALLCINLALMCLQKMPEMRPEIGDIVKILKGEMDLPSLPFEFSPSPPSKLFSRSRRRPAADAE; encoded by the coding sequence ATGCCTTCCAGACCCTTCCCTTCCCACCCTCCCCCGCCAAATTCCAAAACTACccttctcttcctctccctcaTCATCTCCTCCTCCGTCATTTTCATACTCGCCCtaatcctcctcctcctctacCTCTACTTCTCCTTCTCCGATCGCCGTACTCGCACCCTCCCTTTTGACACAAATGCCCCTCTCAAACTCCAGAAATTCCCATACAAGGACCTCAGGTCCGCCACCAACTCCTTCGATCCCGCCAACACTGTCGGCCGCGGCGGGTCCGGCGCTGTAGTCTTTCGCGGCATCCTCCCCGATGGAAAATCCGTCGCGATCAAGGCCCTCGATGCCGGCGGGCCGTCGGCGGCGTCGAATTCCCAATCGGAGCGGGAATTCCAGAACGAGCTGCAGATCCTGAGCTCGCTGCGGTCGCCGTTCGTCGTCACGCTCCTTGGGTACTGCTTCGAGCGGAAGAAGCGGCTGCTGGTGTATGAGTATATGCCGAATCGGAGCCTCCAGGATGCTCTTTTCGGAGAATCGGGAATTGGGTTTTTGGATTGGGATCGACGGTTTGGAATTGTGCTTGATGTTGCCCGCGCTCTCGAATTCCTGCACGTCGGGTGCAACCCGCCTGTAATTCATGGGGATATCAAGCCAAGCAATGTGCTTCTTGGGTCGGATTGCAGGGCGAAGGTTGCCGATTTCGGGCTGGCGCGGATCAAGACAGAGGGTGAATTTGGGATTGAGATGTTCAGCCAGGAATTGGGTCGGAGCCAGGAGCTGTGGAAAAGCCAGGATCTTTCAGGGAATCAGGCGGCGGTGTCTACAGAGATCGGGACTCCGGCAGAAACTACAGAGGTAGATTTTGCTCTTGCATTGCAAGCTTCTTCTTCGAAAAGCAGTAGAATAGATTTCCCTGTTAGGAACCCGAATTTGAATTTTTGTTTGTTGAATCCCAATGGCATTGTCGTAAATGAGGGTGAATGTAAGGGTAATGGTAATTTCAAGGGGAAGGAGGTGTTTGGTGGGGAAGATTGGAGCAAGTTCGGGCCCTATGACGATGAGCTCGGCAGCATCGATCATAGCAAGGAGTTGAGCGCGAATGCGGTTTCTTCTCCACCAGCCGCTGTTGATGATCGGGCGGCCAATTCAAAGCTATGGGGGAGGGATTGGTGGTGGAGACAGGACGGGAGTGGCGAATTGTGTAGTAAAGATTATGTTATGGAGTGGATCGGGAGCCAGATATGCCCGTCGAGCAACCCAGATTGGGATGATGAGAAGAAGAACTCCCCCAAGAAATTGGATTTGGATGATTCAAATCaggttgagaaaatggatggtgcggatgaaaCCCAATTCAGGGAATTGGGTCCTGATGATCACAGTAAGAAAGAGGCGAAGGCTAGTGGCAGCAGCTGTAATGGCTgtagcaagaagaagaagaagcataggAAGATGAAAGAATGGTGGAAAGAAGAGTACTTTGCAGAGATCAGCAAGAAAGGCAGCAAGCTTAGAAAACTTGAAGGAAAATGGAAGAAAGGCTTCAAGATGGCACATTTcaatttgggtcacaaactccAGCTGCGGAGGATCGGCAGCAGCCTCCGGAAAGAGAGCCGTGGAGCTCACGACCTGAATGCGGACATCAGCTTCCGACAgggatggaagaagaagaagagccgtTCGGTTGGCAGTGATATGTGGAGTGGGGATCTCTTCAGCCGGGAGCTCAGTAGCACAACGAGCATGAGGGGGACAGTCTGCTACGTCGCTCCTGAATACGGTGGGTGTGGATATTTGATGGAGAAGGCTGATATCTATAGCCTTGGAGTCCTGATACTCGTGATTGTGTCCGGCAGGCGGCCGTTGCATGTTCTGTCGTCGCCGATGAAGTTGGAGAAGGCCAATTTGATAAGCTGGTGTCGGCATCTAGCACACAAGGGCAATGTGTTGGATCTCGTCGACGACAGATTGAAAGATACATACAACAAAGATCAAGCACTTCTGTGTATTAATCTTGCGCTGATGTGCTTACAGAAGATGCCGGAAATGCGGCCGGAGATTGGCGACATTGTCAAGATTCTGAAAGGGGAGATGGATCTTCCGTCACTTCCATTCGAATTCTCACCATCCCCACCTTCCAAGCTCTTCAGTAGGTCACGGAGAAGACCTGCGGCGGATGCCGAGTAA